The window GAGATGAGTTGTCTAAATCTACTTTTAATTTTAAAGGTGGTAGAACTTTAGGAAAATGGGGAGTTAGTGGAAATGCTACATACTCATCAGCTAAAACAAAAGAAGCAAGTAGTGATTTATATGGAGAGTTATTGCAAACTGCAACAAACATTCCAATAGAACAATTTGAAAACTCTGGGAACGAAGGTCATTGGAATGGATACTATTTCAACCCTTACTGGATGAGAGATAATAATAGAGAAGATTCTAGAGTAGAAAGAATTAACTTGTTGACAGACTTGACATATGCTTTTAATGATAATATTAGTGCAGTTTTAAGACCTAATGTTAGAATTACAAATTCAAATTCTTTAAGTCACGAAGCTTTTTACGAAGATCCTGCTTCTGTAGTAGCAATTACAGGAAATACGAATCGTAACCAACAATCTTCTTTTAGAAGACAAAAAAGTACTTGGAGAGATTATTATACAGACTTCCTTGTTAATTTTGATTATGAATTAAGTGAAGATTTTACATTAAAAGCTAACCTTGGTTTAAATAATCAATATAACTATTATGATTATTCTACAATTGGTGGATCTAATTTAACAATACCGGGATTATATACATCATCCAATTTATCAAGTGGGTTTGATGACACTATTACTTATGATAACCATACTTTTAAAAGAAAATATGGTGCATTTGCTAATTTAGATATTGGATTTAAAGATTACTTATTTTTAAATGCAACGGCAAGAAATGACTGGACTTCAGTTCTTTCTGAAGAAAACAATAGTTTCTTTTATCCTAGTGTAGGATTATCATTTATTCCTACTAAAGCAATTAGTGGTTTAAAAAGTGATGTATTGTCTTATTTAAAAGTTTCAGCAAGTTTTGTAAAAGTAGGAAATGATGGTGGTATAGAACCATATGAAATTAATCCAACTTTCACCCAAGCAGGAGGTTTTCCATACGGAACGATTAACTCTTTTGTTGTAAACCCAGAAACGGTAGATCCTAACATTAAGCCAGAATTTACAGAATCGGTAGAATTTGGTTTAAATGCTGAATTTTTCAAAAGACGTATTACTTTAGATGCTAGTGTATTCTCTACTACTACTACAGACTTAATTACTGCAATTGCCCCTAGTTTAACTTCAGGGTTAAGTGGATCAACAATTAATATTGGTCAAATGGATAGTAAAGGTTTCGAAATTGATTTAGGTGTAAAAGTTTTAAAATCTGATGATTGGAATTGGGACGTAAACATGTCATATTCTACAAATGAATCAACTGTAGTTAAAGTAAGTGACCAAGCCGATGAAGTATTTGTTGGAGGTTATACAGACGCTAGACTTGCAGGTATTTATGCTGTAGAAGGTGAACAGTTTCCAACAATTAAAGGAGCTGCATACATTAGAGATGATCAAGGACGTGTTATAATTAACGCTGCTACTGGTACTCCTGAAGTTTCAGTTGAACCACAAATACTTGGTCATAGTAATCCAGATTATATCTTAGGTTTAAACACAAAATTACGTTATAAAAACTTAACGCTTTCTGGAACTTTTGACTATAGAACAGGACATCAGTTCTATTCTCAAACAAAATATGATATGACTTGGCCAGGACACATAGTGGAGACTGGAGACAATAGAGGAGCATTCTTATTTCCTAATTCATCAATAGAAGACCCTAGTAATCCTGGGCAATATATTGCTAACACGAGTGTAACATCAGCAAATACACCAGCTGAATTAACTCAATTTTACAGTACTTATGTTGCTAGTGTTGGGGAGAATAATGTATTAGATGCTACTGCTTTTAAAGTAAGAGAATTATCTTTAAGATATGACTTAGGTCAAAAAATGTTAGACAAAACACCTATATCAGCTGTAAGTTTTAGTGTAATTGGAAGAAATTTATTTACAGTATTACCAAAAGAAAATAGAGGTTATGCTGATCCAGAATCTAACTTTACAACTGGTAACGCTCAAGGTATTAGTAGTACAGGTCAATATCCTGTTACACAATCTATAGGTATGAGTTTAAACGTAACTTTTTAAAAATAAAAAGAAAATGAAAAAAATAACAAAATATTTAGCTCTTATAGCTATCATAATCTCGGTTTCTTCTTGTGAAGAATATCTAGACATAAATGAAGATCCTATTAACCCTACTGCAGATTCTACGCCACCAGACTTATTATTAGCTGGTGCGTTAGCGGAGTCTTATGCTGCTTCTCTTCCTAGAGGAGGAAATCAATTAGGGAATTTATACATGCAAAGTTGGGCTGGTGATGCTACAAACTTTACTGGAGCATTTCAAAATGAGTACGCTCTTGATTTAAATGCATCATTTTATTCTAGTATTTGGGATGGTTTATATTTAAGAACTGCAACATTCCAAACTATGATTGATAATAATGACCCTGCTTATACTAATTATAATGCGATTTCTAGAATAATGAAATCATATTATATGCAATATATTGTAGATTTATATGGTGATGCGCCTTACAGTCAAGCTCATAAATTAGGTAGTATTCTTACTCCTACTTATGATGTTGATTCAGAAATTTATGGTGAATTATTAAGTTCAGTAAATACTGCTATTGATTTAATTAACAACCCATCTTTAGATGCGATTACGCCTAGTACTGAGGATATCGTATATCAAGGTAACATGCAAATGTGGTTAAAATTCGCTAATACTTTAAAGTTAAAGTTATTAGTTAGACAAAAAGGAAGTGGAATATACAATAGTCAATTTGCTTCTTTAAATGGTGCTAGTTTTATTGGTATGGGTGAAGATGTAACTATCAACCCAGGTTACCAAGATGCAGAAAACAAACAAAACCCACATTACAATTTATTTTATGCAGTTGGTGGTACAGCTAATCAAAGTAGAACTTTAGTTGTTGGTTCTGATTATGCATTGAAATTTTTAACAGGTGGTGTTACTGAAAATGCAATTAGTACTTCAGTTTATGACAATAGAGTTACTAGATTATATGAGCCAGTAGATGGAGATTTTGTTGGAATACAACAAGGTGCAAACAGCATTCCTGGAAATTTAAAACCAGCTAAAATTGGTCCTGGAATTGTAATTAGCTCATCTCAAGATGGTTATTTAATGACTGCAGCTGAAGCTTTATTATTACAAGCTGAAGCAAGAAATAATGGAGATTTAACTTCAGGTCCTGCAGCAGATGTTTTATTTAGAGATGCTATTAGATCATCATTTAGTTTATTAGGTGCAACTGACGTTGAAAATTATATCAATTTAAGTGAAAACACTAATCGCATTGGATGGACTGGTACTGCTAATAAAATAGAAGCTATTCAAACTCAAAAGTGGATTGCTTTAAATGGAATTAATGGATTAGAATCTTGGATTGAATATACAAGAACAGGATATCCTGCAGTTCCTTTAGCTATTACTGCTGGTAGAGCAGCTAGACCAAACAGATTATTATACCCATCTTCTGAATACGCTGGTAACTCAGCAAATGTTCCAGAACAAACAGAAGATAGCGCATTCAATACTAAAATATTCTGGGACGTTAACTAAAAAAAAAGAAAAGATGAAAAATTTTAAATTATTTATAGTAACTCTTGTCCTATCGGGAATCGCAAGTTCTTGTTTAGTTGATGATGAAGCACAGACTATAACAGGTAACACACCTTACATAGTAGGTTTTGATACAGCTTCTTCAACTAATAGTTATTTCCAAGATGAAGGTGTAGTTTACAAAGAATACCCTGTATCTTTAAAAGGAAGTCCTACAGGTGATAATTATGATAAAGATATAGTTATTAACTATTCTATTGATCCATCTTCTACTGCTGTAGAAGGTCAAGAATTTGATTTTGTAGATACTAGTGGAGGTTTAACAATTCCTGCTGGTTCTGATTATGCTTTATTTCCTTTAGATATTAATACAGGAAATTTTGACACGGAAACTCCAACAGAGCTTATCATAAACATAACTACAACTACTACAAACACTATTGTTTCACAACAATATAGTAGTTTAACTGTTAAGTTTGTAGGTTGTTTAGCAACTGTAGAAGCAAACACATACAATGTTAATGTGACTTTTACAAATTATGACGGAGTAGTATCACAGTATACCCTTCCTGGTCAAACTTTAGAATTAACTTCAACTCCAAATGTATATATAACTGATACAACGCCTCCTTTTGGCCCTGGTGAATTAGCTCCTGGTTATGATGGTTATTTGTTCGAAGTTATTTGTGGAGAAGTATTTGTAGCTTCACAAGCTTTAGGAGGGTACTATGGTAATACAGTAGAAGGGAATTTAGGTTCTAATCTACCTGCAGGAACTGTAGATAGTATTACTGGAGATATCCACATTGAATATAACGTTTGTTATGATCAATGTTACATATTAGTACTAGATTATATTAAACAATAACATATAATAAAACTTAATTAAAAATGGAAAAAAATATAAAATTTATTTCGAAAATAATACTAGGTTTTAGTTTAGTGTTATTTGCTTCATGTGATGTGATTGATGATGATATTGCAGCTGTTACAGCTAAACCAATTGTTTCATTACAATCTGCATCTACTTTAGAATTAACTGAAATAGGAGCTAGAACGTCTATAACATTAAATGTAAGTCAAGCTATTGCAGAACCTATCTATCTTGCACTTAGAACTAAGTCTGGTGCTTTAGATATGGACGATTATTCTATTCATGATGATGTTACCGACTTTAGTTTTGTTGGTAGTAACTATACAGGAATGGAAGCATCTGATGGATTACATTTAGGAGGACCTGTTTCTTATGCTATTATTATTCCACCTTACTCAACAGAATATACTTTTGAAATAGAGGCAACTAACGATTTAATCTTTGAAACAGCTACAGAAAATGGTGTTTTAGAAATTGTTGCTGCAGCTAGTAGAACAGCTATACCAGTTGATGGAGCTTTAAATTTAAATGTATCAGTTGAAGATTTTATTTACTGTACATGGCTTTTAGAAACATCTGACACTTATGGTGATGGTTGGAACGGTGGTTATGTTGAAGTTATTTCTGATGGAATTACTACTCAATATGCTGCATCAGATGTAGGTCCTGGAGTAATTGACGCTTTTAACATCAATATTGGTGATGGTTCTGATTACACTATAACTTATGTGTCTGGAGGAGGAACTGGAGCTGGTCCAGGATGGGAAAGTGAAAACTACTTCAAATTAACTGCTCCTGATGGAACAGTATGGGAAGAAGGTACTATGGATTATTCAGGTATTCCAACAGCTGGTGTTATCACTACTGGGACTAATGTTTGTCCATAATTAAAACTTAATCTTACGATTAACATATCTAAATGCCACCTAATTTATAGGTGGCATTTTTTTTTTAAAATTAAAATGCAATGAAAAAAAAATTATTTTTAGTACTTTTAGTTTTTAATAGTATAGTTACTTTTAGTCAAAATACTATTGGTACTCTAACTAATGAGCCAGGATCTTATAATGGCTATACACTTTTTAGTCCTAATAATTCTACCAAGTCATATCTTATCAATAATTGTGGCGAAATAGTACATCATTGGACAAGTACTTTTACACCTGGCTCATCCGTATATCTTTTAGAAAACGGAAATTTACTACGAACAGGACAAATTGATAATCCAAATATTACTTTTGGTGGTGTTGGAGGTAAAATAGAGTTATTTGACTGGGACAATAACCTTTTATGGGATTATAGTTACTCATCTAATCTAGTAAGTCAACATCACGATATTTACCCATTACCAAACGGAAACGTTTTAATGTTAGCCGTTTCAACCATGACACAAGCGCAAGCAATAGCAGCAGGAAGAGATCCTTCCTTAATATTAGATGGTAAAATATTTAATGAACAAATTATAGAATTAGAACCTATTCTTGGTACCAATACAGCAAATATTGTTTGGGAATGGAATATAAAAGATCACATAATTCAAGATTTTGATAATACAAAAGCTAATTTTGGTGTAATTAATGACCATCCAGAACTTTTAGATTTTAATTTTCTAAATAATGAAATTGGTCATGCAAATTGGCTTCACTTGAACTCTTTACAATACAACGAAAACTTAGATCAAATTATTTTAAGCTCACGCCTTTTAAGTGAGTTGTACATTATTGATCATTCTACAACCACCACTCAAGCTGCATCTAGTTCTGGTGGAAATTATGGAAAAGGTGGGGATTTTCTTTTTCGTTGGGGAAACCCTAAATCCTATGATAATGGTAATGAAACAGACCAAAGGCTATTTAGTCAACACCACCCACATTGGATTCCAGATGGACTCAATGATGCTGGTAAAATTATGGTATTTAATAATGGTAATTCCTTAAGATATTCATCGGTTGATATTTTCACTCCTACGGTTAGCTCCCCTGGTGTTTATGAATATGATGCGGTTAATGGTTATGGACCATCAGCATATGATTGGACTTATGTAGATCCTGTTGATCCTCAAAATTTCTTCTCATCTATCCTTTCAAACGGACAACGTCTTCCAAATGGAAATACTCTTATTTGCGATGGTGATTCCGGTTATTTTTTTGAAATAGACCAATCTAAAAATATAGTTTGGGAATATAGAAATCCAGATACTAATAATGGTATACTATCACAAGGAGATACACCTTCCGCAAATTTTACATTTAGAGCAAAAAAATTCGCTTTAGATTACCCTGCTTTTATTGGAAGAGATTTAACACCTGGCAACCCTATTGAATTAAACCCCGATTTAAGTGGTTGTTCTATATTAAGTATTTCTGAAATCACTTTTGAAGAAATACATATATATCCAAACCCAACTAATGGTATACTGAATATTAAAACAACAAAGACAATTGAAAAAATAGATTTATTTAATATGTTAGGGAAGTTAGTGCTTTCCAAAGAAAATGTAAAAGAAATAGATTTATCCAATCTAGTTACTGGTATCTATATTGCGAAAATTTATGGTGAACATAACATAATTAGTAAAAAAATCATAAAGCAATAATTTGTTTATTATTTCTAAAACCATCCTTATTAAGGATGGTTTTTTTATACCTTTGCATTAATGGAAAACAGTACACAAATATTTGGTATCAGAGCAGTTATCGAAGCAATAAATGCTAAAAAGGCTATTGATAAAGTTTTTATTCAAAAAGGGCTTCAAGGAGAATTATCTCATGAACTAGAAGCGCTATTAAGGAAAGAAGGAATTAATAACTCCTATGTTCCCGTAGAAAAACTAAATAGACTCACAAAAAACAACCATCAAGGTGTTGTTGCGCAAATTTCTCCTATTGCATTTTATGACCTAGAAGATCTTGTACTAAATGTTATAGAATCTGGTAAAACGCCACTATTTTTACTCTTAGACCAATTAAGTGATGTACGAAATTTTGGTGCTATTATTAGAACTGCAGAATGTACAGGAGTAGATGGTATAATCATTCAGAAAAGTGGAAGTGCTCCCGTTAATGGAGATACTATAAAAACAAGTGCTGGAGCCGTTTTTAAAATTCCTATTTGTAAAGTAGATCATATCAAAGATGCCATGTTTCTTTTACAAGTTTCCGGTATAAAAGTAATTGCTGCTACAGAAAAAACAGAGAATACACTTTATGATGTTTCCTTTAAAGAGCCTTGTGCTATAATAATGGGAAGTGAAGGTCGAGGAATAAATCCTTCGGTTTTAAAACTTGTAGATGCTAAAGCAAAATTGCCATTACTAGGTGAAATAGAATCTTTAAATGTTTCTGTTGCCTGCGGTGCTTTTTTATACGAAGCGATTAGACAACGAAGATAAGTTTACAGTCTCAATAAGCAGTTTTGAATACCTGTAAAAGTGGAAATCTAAAAACCATAATAATTCTTCTTTGAGTTAGTCTTAAGATTATGCAAACAAAATAGCATAGGCTAATCTTTATTTTCTTTAAAAGTATAGTGAATTGTAGGACCTCCCTCCTTTTGAGTTGTGGTTTCCATTTCTTGAAGTAATTCAGGTTCAGGTTCTACCAATTCTACAAAGTTTCCGTTTGCATCAAAATGTCTTAAAAATGGGTCATCTTCTTCATTGAAATCTTTATGTTCCCAAACATATTTTTTAGGTTTCGCAATTTCTCTTCTAAATAGAAATGCGAATAATAATCCCGTTAATAAACCAGAAAAATGTCCTTCCCAAGAAATACCTTCTTCAATTGGCATCGTATACCAAACCATACTTCCATAGAGAAATATAACTAATAATGAAAGGGCTATTAGTCTAAAGTGTTTCGCCAAAATTCCTTTAAAAAAAGTAAAACTTACCAGCACGTAAATAAGTCCGCTAGCTCCTATATGGTAAGAGGGTCTACCAATACACCAAGTTAAAAACCCCGAAAGTAAGATTCCGTAGCACAACACTTTCCAAGCAATTTGCCTATAGAAATAAAATAAAGCCGTAGAAAGCACAAATAAGGGAATGCTATTAGAATACAAATGTTTTATTCCAGAATGTATAAACGGACTAAAAAATACACCTTGCAATCCCGAAAGCCTTTTAGGATAGATACCATGGCTATTTAAATTTACATGGAAACGTATTTCAAACCAAAAAACAATCCAAAGTACTAACACAAATGCTATTGGATACCCTAAAACTCCTGTTGTAAATTTAAACTGTTCTTGCATATTTTAAAGATAGCAATTTACTGTCCAATATAATGTAGCGTGATAAATTGTCAGCACAAGATTTTCTATTAAATTTATAATAAAAAGTGACGAAGAAGATTCCTGCCTACGTAGGAATTTGTAATTTTACATTTATGAATGAACCGCTAGCAGAACGTTTAAGACCAAAATCTTTAGAAGATTATATTAGCCAAACACACTTGATTGGTGAAAATGGCTCATTAACCAAACAGATTAAGCTAGGTTTAATTCCCTCGATGATTTTATGGGGACCACCAGGAATTGGAAAAACAACCTTAGCCAATATTATTGCTAATGAATCTGGCAGACCTTTTTATACTTTAAGTGCTATAAATTCTGGTGTTAAAGATGTTCGAGAAGTCATTGAAAAAGCAAAAAAAAGCGGTGGTTTATTTACTACAAAAAACCCTATTTTATTTATTGACGAAATTCATAGATTTAGTAAATCGCAACAAGATTCTTTATTACAAGCCGTAGAAAAAGGATGGGTAACTTTAATTGGCGCTACTACAGAAAACCCAAGCTTTGAAGTTATTTCTGCGCTTTTGTCCCGTTGTCAAGTATATATTTTAAAAGCTTTTGATAAAAACGATTTAGAAGCACTTTTAAAGCGCGCAATAGAAAAAGACACGTACATATCTCAAAAAAACATAACCCTTAAAGAAACAGATGCTTTATTGAAGCTATCTGGTGGTGACGCAAGAAAGTTATTAAATATTTTTGAGTTGTTAGTCAATGCAGAAGAAGGTGACAAAGTGGTTATTACTAATGATAGTGTTTTAGAAAAAGTACAAAACAACACGGTACGTTATGATAAAACAGGAGAACAGCATTATGATATAATTTCTGCATTTATTAAATCTATTCGTGGCAGCGATCCTAATGGAGCGGTTTACTGGTTAGCTAGAATGATTGAAGGTGGTGAAGATGTGAAATTTATAGCTAGGCGTTTATTAATTGCGGCTAGTGAAGATATTGGTAATGCCAATCCAACAGCATTAGTTATTGCTAACAACACCTTTCAAGCAGTTTCTACTATTGGCTATCCAGAATCTCGAATTATATTAAGCCAATGTGCTACGTATTTAGCCTGTTCTCCAAAAAGTAATGCTGCATATCAAGCAATTGGTAAAGCGCAACAACTAGTGAGAGAAACTGGCGATTTGTCTGTGCCAATAGAAATAAGAAATGCACCAACCAAATTAATGCAAGAATTAGGGTATGGTGACAATTATAAATATGCACATAACTACGAAAATAATTTTGCAAAACAAGAATTCTTACCAGACGAAATTAAAAACACGAAATTATACGATCCTAGCAATAATGCTCGAGAAAATGCACATCGTGAGTTTTTAAAACAGCGATGGAAAGATAAATATGGTTATTAGTTATTCGCTGTAGCGGAAACTAAAACTTAATATTTAATATTTTAGTTTGAAGCTTTTCGTTTTCGTAATATTCTAAAATCCAAGTCGCATCTAATTTATAGATAATAGCATTTTTACCTTCTACAATAAAAACATTAGACATTCCTGTTTCTTTAATTTTGTATACTACTTTAGGAGTATTATCTACTAACTGAAAACCATTCACTACTTTTTGTGCATATAAAATATGTAAACTATTTGTTTCTGTTTTCACAATAACGGGTTCTTTTACGGCAACCTTTTGAACCACTTCTTCTTGAACCACTTCCTTTATTTCTAACTCCTTTTTAACTTGGTTTGCAGTAACTATTTCTTTTTCTTCTATTACTTGAGCGACTTCTACTTCTGCAACTTTTTCCTCTTTTAAGGTTTTAATTTCTTCTTTTAGTTTTTCAATCTCCGCTTTACTTTCTTTTTCTGGTGTTTTTCCAAAGGCCAAAATAGATGGACTCTCTTTGTATTTATAGGTAAAGCTGTCAAAAGATTTAAAAGCTTGTCTTAATGCTAAAGTATAAGCTACTTGATAATTTTTATCTTTAGATTCACCAACAGCAGTAGTAAAAACGATACTATTTTTACAATCTTCTAGTTGCACTCTTAATTTAGAATAAAAAAGTCCAGATGAATTTAGCACATTCGCTTTTAAAGCTAAACAAGGGTTTAAAATGACTTCGTCTGGCAATGTAGCATCTTCCATTATGGTGATAAAACCATACTTTTCTAGAAGTAATTTTGTTAACGTATTTAATCTATATTCATCTGCTTTATCTAAAAAGTCAAAAGTATTTGGTACAATTACATATTTGTAATTATTAATATTTGTTTGTGCATTTGTGAAATTACTACTAAACATTATTATGCTTAATAATAGGATGATTTTAGTCTTCATTATATTTAAATATAAAATTTTAATTTCGTTACAAATATACAGTTTGCCAAGTTGTAAAATTCTCTTCGTTTGGTAAACTAAGAATCGGCTTTAAGACACTGTAATTTTAAAAATAGTTTTTCAATTCTAATAGGCTATCTACTTTCTTAATATTAGCATCTAACGGAAAATCATGATAGTTAAAACAAATAGCATCGATACCAAAGTTTAAAGCGCCAATAATATCTGCTTCATAATTATCGCCAATCATGATACTTTGAGGTTTAGTAGTTTTTGCCAAATCTAATGCATGATTAAAAATTATAGGATTTGGTTTTTTTACACCAACCATTTCACTATTAGTAACCGTTTTAAAGTAATTACTAATGTTTGCATTTTTTAATTTTTCATTTTGCACTTGATGAAAACCATTTGTGATAATATGCAGATTATATTTTGGTTCTAAATATTCTAGAAGGTCAATAGTACCTTCAAATAAATGGTTAAAACTAGAAAGGTGTGTAATATAATCTTCAGATAACTGAAGAATTAATTCTTTTTCTACGGAAATATTTACCGCTTGAAAAGTATCATTAAGCCTAGCAAAGCGCAAAGATTCTTTATCAATCTTTTCTTCTCTATAGAGTTTCCAGTAGTTTAAATTTATTGGTTCATAATGTTTTAAGAATTCAGAAACATCTATATCTACTTTATTTATTTTGAAGATTTTCTCGAAAGTTAAACCCGAGTTTTTATCAAAATCCCAAAGTGTGTGATCTAAATCAAAAAAAATATCTGTTATGTTTTTATACATCATTTGGCGATTCTATAATAATATTAAAAAGTTCTTTGAAGCCTTTCCATCTTTCTATATCACTAAACGTATAATTATGAAAAACAGGAATAAAATGCCCATTCACTTTCTTTACTTCTCTCATAATTTCATTTAAAACCTTCTTTTTATCTAAAAGCGAATTGGTTTTAAGCAACGCATAATCTAAAAGCGTATACGAATGTATTTTTAAGGGGGTTTGCACTTCATAATCTAAATCGTAAAAGAAAAAAGGCGTACATGTTCCTGCTCTAAAACCTATATGATTTACAAAGCCCATGGTATAATCATTTGGTACTTCTAACTCTACTAAATTTCTATACGATTCCGGAAGGTTTAGTTTAGAAAACGAATTTCGAGAAGCTAATAACGAAGTATTAATTATCGCTTCCATTTTTTCCTTTTCCTTTTTTAAGGTTTGAAAATTAGATACTGCAAAATAGGATGCCTTTAATCCTACAATACTATAATCTGCAACTTGCTTTATTAACGACACAAATTGTGCTTTGTTTACATTTATATTTTTATCGTATGTAGAATAATCTCCAATTAAAAAGAAAAAAATAAATTTAAAATCAGATTGTTTCTGTTTGTTTAAAAGGTACTTAAATGTATCAAATGGATCTCTTTGTAATCCAAATAAAACCGAAAATCGAGTATACAGTCTTTTAAACTTAAAGGTCACTAAATCATTAATTGTTCCGCCAAAACTTCGCATTAAACCTTTTTGCTTAAAACTATATGCTTCAGGAACATCTATTATTGGCTTTACTTGATATTGTTTTGTTGTAAATGAATAATCTGGATAGTTTTCTTGTAATGCATCCTTAAACTTGTAGGCCCAAATATCTACAATGGGTTGCTGTAAAAAATTATTTTTAAAGGCGATACTTTCTTCTGCTGTAAAGCGACCATATTCATCTTTTACATGTGGTAAATATTCTTCATATCTAGAAAGCAGATAAAAGGATGCCGCAAAAACATCATAAGGCAAAACGCTTATTTCTCCTGCAGGAAAAAAGCCTTTTGTGTTTCCCCAATCTTGCACATGAATATCCACATCATTTAAACCTTGCTCAAACAACAACTCATTACTGCGTATAAATACCTCGTGACTTAATGGTTGTTTGGTATAGGATATTTTTAAACTATCATGTGCAATAAAATCTTCAATAGTAGTTGTAAAGGTTACAGGAAGTCCTAAAATTCGGGTACAAATATGCTTAAAAACATACTTTATTCTTGGTGTAATTTTATGTGTATATACTAATAGCATGTTTTTAGTCGCGGTATTCAGTTTGCCGTCTTCAGCCAAAAATAATCAATTTCCATTTTTAAAATCTAAATTTTTTGGATTTTAGTTTTTTAGAACGTTCACAATAGGGATTCATCAGCAAAGCTAAAGTATGCTTTTTCGGTTATAATAAGATGGTCTAGCACTTTAATATCTAAACTTTCTGCAGCTATTTTTAGTTTCTTGGTGAGTTGTTTATCGGCTTCGCTAGGTTTTAAAGTTCCTGAAGGATGATTATGTGCCAAGATAATTCCTGTTGCTCCAACTTCTAAAGCTGTTTTTAATGCTAAGCGCACATCGACTAAAGTACCTGTTAT is drawn from Lacinutrix sp. WUR7 and contains these coding sequences:
- a CDS encoding rhomboid family intramembrane serine protease, with product MQEQFKFTTGVLGYPIAFVLVLWIVFWFEIRFHVNLNSHGIYPKRLSGLQGVFFSPFIHSGIKHLYSNSIPLFVLSTALFYFYRQIAWKVLCYGILLSGFLTWCIGRPSYHIGASGLIYVLVSFTFFKGILAKHFRLIALSLLVIFLYGSMVWYTMPIEEGISWEGHFSGLLTGLLFAFLFRREIAKPKKYVWEHKDFNEEDDPFLRHFDANGNFVELVEPEPELLQEMETTTQKEGGPTIHYTFKENKD
- a CDS encoding replication-associated recombination protein A; protein product: MNEPLAERLRPKSLEDYISQTHLIGENGSLTKQIKLGLIPSMILWGPPGIGKTTLANIIANESGRPFYTLSAINSGVKDVREVIEKAKKSGGLFTTKNPILFIDEIHRFSKSQQDSLLQAVEKGWVTLIGATTENPSFEVISALLSRCQVYILKAFDKNDLEALLKRAIEKDTYISQKNITLKETDALLKLSGGDARKLLNIFELLVNAEEGDKVVITNDSVLEKVQNNTVRYDKTGEQHYDIISAFIKSIRGSDPNGAVYWLARMIEGGEDVKFIARRLLIAASEDIGNANPTALVIANNTFQAVSTIGYPESRIILSQCATYLACSPKSNAAYQAIGKAQQLVRETGDLSVPIEIRNAPTKLMQELGYGDNYKYAHNYENNFAKQEFLPDEIKNTKLYDPSNNARENAHREFLKQRWKDKYGY
- a CDS encoding YjjG family noncanonical pyrimidine nucleotidase — translated: MMYKNITDIFFDLDHTLWDFDKNSGLTFEKIFKINKVDIDVSEFLKHYEPINLNYWKLYREEKIDKESLRFARLNDTFQAVNISVEKELILQLSEDYITHLSSFNHLFEGTIDLLEYLEPKYNLHIITNGFHQVQNEKLKNANISNYFKTVTNSEMVGVKKPNPIIFNHALDLAKTTKPQSIMIGDNYEADIIGALNFGIDAICFNYHDFPLDANIKKVDSLLELKNYF
- a CDS encoding polysaccharide deacetylase family protein, giving the protein MLLVYTHKITPRIKYVFKHICTRILGLPVTFTTTIEDFIAHDSLKISYTKQPLSHEVFIRSNELLFEQGLNDVDIHVQDWGNTKGFFPAGEISVLPYDVFAASFYLLSRYEEYLPHVKDEYGRFTAEESIAFKNNFLQQPIVDIWAYKFKDALQENYPDYSFTTKQYQVKPIIDVPEAYSFKQKGLMRSFGGTINDLVTFKFKRLYTRFSVLFGLQRDPFDTFKYLLNKQKQSDFKFIFFFLIGDYSTYDKNINVNKAQFVSLIKQVADYSIVGLKASYFAVSNFQTLKKEKEKMEAIINTSLLASRNSFSKLNLPESYRNLVELEVPNDYTMGFVNHIGFRAGTCTPFFFYDLDYEVQTPLKIHSYTLLDYALLKTNSLLDKKKVLNEIMREVKKVNGHFIPVFHNYTFSDIERWKGFKELFNIIIESPNDV